GGCGGATCGTGGTGGCGGGAACGGGACCGTTCCTGCTGCCGGTCGCGACCGGCCTCGCCGAGGCGGGCGGCACCGTCGTCGGCGTCTACGAGGCGAACGACCCGGCGGGGTACGCCCGCCACCTCCGTGCGGTCGCCGGCGCGGCCGGCAAGCTCGCCGAGGCCGGCCGGTACGGCTGGCGGATGCTCCGGCACACGGTGCCCTACCACCGCCGGATGGCGGTGGTGGCCGCGCACGGCACCGACCACCTGACCGGGGTGACCGTCGCCCCGGTCGGTCCCGGCGGCACCGTGTCGGTCGGCACCGCACCGAGGTGGAGTGCGACGGCCTCGCGGTGGGCTTCGGATTCACCCCGCAGGTGGAGTTGGCCGTGGCCCTGGGCTGCGCGACCCGGCTGGACTCCGACGGCAGCCTGGTGCTGGCCGTCGACGCGGCCCAGACGACCTCGGTGCCGGGGGTGTACGCCGCCGGTGAGGTCACCGGCGTCGGCGGTGCCGCCCTGGCGCTGGTGGAGGGACAGCTGGCCGGGGGCGCCGCCGCGCTCTCTCTCAGCCGTCCGCCGCCCTGGTCGGCCCGCCGGCACGACCGCCTGCTGCGTGCCCGGCGTCGGCTGCGCCGGTTCGCGACGGCGCTGCACGCGGTCCATCCCGTGCCGGCCGGCTGGCCGGACTGGTGCGCCGACGACACGCTCGTCTGCCGGTGCGAGGAGGTGCCCGCCGGAGCGGTCCGGCGGGCGGTGCGGGAGCTGTCCGCCACCGACGCCCGTGGCGCGAAGCTGCTGACCCGGGCCGGGATGGGCTGGTGCCAGGGGCGGGTCTGCGGCTACGCCACCGCCTGCCTGGCGGCGCGGGAGGCGGGCCGGACGGCCGGTGCGGCCGACCTGGCCGGGTACGCGTCCCGTCCGCTGGCGCAGCCGGTCACGCTCGACGAACTCGCCGCCGAGGAGTGAGAGTCACGCGGCGTCGCCGGTCACGTGGTGACCGGCGACGCTTCCTCGCAGCCGGGCCGGGCCCGGCCGGTCGCGCGACCTGCGGGTGTGGCCGCCGCGCGAGCGCTGACTGCCACACCCGCAGGTCGTGGCGCGGGTCCTCAGTACTCCGACCGCACGGTGACCCCGCTGAACGCCTGCTTGGCGTGCAGGCTGACGTAGTGGTAGCCGGGGGCCGGGTTGTTGATCGTGATCGTCTCACCGTTGCCGCTGGTGACCGACCGCTGGGTGTACGTGCTCGTGGTGGCCCAGCCGCTGGGGCTGTAGTACAGGTCCGCGTCGCCGGTGCCACCGGACGAGGTGATCGTCAGGCTGGCGGTGCCGGCCGGAACCTGGAGGTAGAGGTAGTGCAGGTTCCCGGCGGTGGCCTGGAGGTTGCCGCGCTGACAGTTGCGGCCCAGCGCCCGCAGGTCGCCGCCGGTGCACTCGGGCAGCGCGGCGGGGTCGCCGGTGACGGTGACGCTCCGGGAGGTCCTGGCGGTGGCGCCCTTGTCGTCGGTGACGGTGAGCGTGACCGGGTACGTGCCGGCGGCGCGGTAGGTCTTCGTGGGGTTGGTCGCCGTCGAGGTGGTGCCGTCGCCGAAGGTCCAGGACCGGGCGGCGATGCTGCCGTCGCCGTCGGTGGACTGGTCGGTGAAGGTGGCGCTCAGCCCGGTGGTGGCAGACGTGAACGCCGCGACCGGGGCCTGGTTCGCGGGCGGGTTGGTGGCGCCGCCGCAGTTGCCGGCCGAGCAGGCGTCGAGCCAGGCGTACCAGTCGGCGTCGTAGCGGCTGCCGATGGTGTCGGTCAACAGCGTGCGGGCGGCGTTCCAGTTGCCCGTGCGGTAGTGCCCGAGCAGCGTGGTGACGTCGCCGCGGTGCGACTGGAGCATGTACCGCACCGCCAGGTAGCCCCACCGGTAGACGCGGGTGGTGTCGTGGCTGTACGTGGTGTCGAAGAGCGTACGCAGCGGGTATGTCTTCTTTCCGGCCTCGGTGATCGCGGTGCCGTAGGTCAGCTCCCGGTACGAGTACGACACGTACTCGGCGAAGCCCTCGATCCACCAGATGGTGGGGGTGGCGATGTTGTCGGTGAAGTCGCCGTACATGTTGAAGCGACCGTCGAGGTAGTGGGTGTACTCGTGGTTGAGGTTCCAGATCTCGAAGGTGGGGCGCAGCCACTCCGCCTCGTAGGCGATGAAGCGCGGCTGGTTCCCGGCGACCGCCGGGTCGCCTTCGAGGTACATGCCGCCGTTGTTCGTGTCGATGCCGAACATCGGCCCGCCGTACGTCTGGTAGTCGGCGCTGGAGTCGAAGACCACCACCTCGATGGTCGTGTTGCGGTCGTCGGCGACCGGACCCTTGTCCGCCGCCACCGAGTGGAAGTAGGCGTCCTGGTTGCGCATGCTCGCGCACGCCCAGTCGAGCTGGGCGGAGGTCATCTGCTGGGCGCGGACGCGGATGGTGCTGCCGCAGGTGAAGGTGACCGGCAGGATCGCCGCGGCCAGGCGCGCCTGGAGGTCGCAGGTGTCGTAGTAGGCGCAGTTCGGCTTGTCGTAGTAGTCGGTCATCTCCGCGACGCCGACCCAGAGGGTGGCGGTGGAGCCGGTCATCGCGCTCAGGTCGAGCAGGCCCCGGGCCAGCGGCCGCACCTTCGACCGCAGGGCGGTGTGCTGGAGGAAGCGGCCCAGTTCGCGGCCGGCGTTGGAGACCAGGTAGCCCCGGTCGGTGCCGAGCAGGGCCCGTTTGCCGGTGGCGAAGGCGTACAGCGTGTCCAGCACGCTCGGATCGGCGGTGACGGCGCTGACGAACTCGGGCAGCTGGTGGCCCCGGAACAGCACGGTGTGGACGTTGTTGACGGCGTTGAGCATCCACGACGAAGAGTCGTACGAGCTGTTGTAGCCGGTCAGCAGCCGCTTCACCACGTACAGGTAGCGGGCGTTCTCCTCCGCGCTGTCGATGAGGGTGACCGCCTCGGCCAGTACCTCGCCGTTGACGTCGTTGACGTCGCCGGAGCGGCCGTTGGCGAAGAACGTGTCCAGCCCGGCGCGGATGGCGGTGCGCAGGGTGGGGCCGTACGAGCCCACGGTGGCGGGGTGGTTCCACTGCACGTAGTACCCGGCCCGCAGGTACAGCACGAGCTGGGCGGTACCCGTGCCGTTGGTGCCGTCGTAGGAGGCGGCGTTGTCCCGCAGCCCGTACGCCACGCTGGTCATCTGCGCCTCGCGGAAGGCCTGGGAGGCGTCGCTTCCGGAGAGGCTGAACAGGGTGTTCACGCAGTCGGTGGTGGACGCCCTGATCTGCTGCACCAGGGCGCTGCCGGTCCGGCTCGTGAAGTCGCCGACCGCGCAGGGCGCGGCGGCCGCCCCGCGCGTCGACGGGGCGTTGCGCCGCCCACCGTCGTCGGGCCGGTCGTAGTCGCGGCGCAGTTCCTCGCGGGACGAGGGAAGCGGGGCCCGCTCGCTCAGCGGCAGCGGCGCCCGCCGGACGTGGGCGTCGCCAGCGCCGGAGCCGAGGCCGGCGTCGCTCGGGGCGGCGCCGGTCGGCCTGGGTGACGCCGCGTGCGCGGTGCCGGAGGAGGCCATCGGGGTCAGCCCGAGCGCCAGCGCCAGTGCGAGCGGGAC
The nucleotide sequence above comes from Micromonospora sp. M71_S20. Encoded proteins:
- a CDS encoding NAD(P)/FAD-dependent oxidoreductase, translated to MECDGLAVGFGFTPQVELAVALGCATRLDSDGSLVLAVDAAQTTSVPGVYAAGEVTGVGGAALALVEGQLAGGAAALSLSRPPPWSARRHDRLLRARRRLRRFATALHAVHPVPAGWPDWCADDTLVCRCEEVPAGAVRRAVRELSATDARGAKLLTRAGMGWCQGRVCGYATACLAAREAGRTAGAADLAGYASRPLAQPVTLDELAAEE
- a CDS encoding collagenase, which produces MRTTRTRNRRGWPAVPLALALALGLTPMASSGTAHAASPRPTGAAPSDAGLGSGAGDAHVRRAPLPLSERAPLPSSREELRRDYDRPDDGGRRNAPSTRGAAAAPCAVGDFTSRTGSALVQQIRASTTDCVNTLFSLSGSDASQAFREAQMTSVAYGLRDNAASYDGTNGTGTAQLVLYLRAGYYVQWNHPATVGSYGPTLRTAIRAGLDTFFANGRSGDVNDVNGEVLAEAVTLIDSAEENARYLYVVKRLLTGYNSSYDSSSWMLNAVNNVHTVLFRGHQLPEFVSAVTADPSVLDTLYAFATGKRALLGTDRGYLVSNAGRELGRFLQHTALRSKVRPLARGLLDLSAMTGSTATLWVGVAEMTDYYDKPNCAYYDTCDLQARLAAAILPVTFTCGSTIRVRAQQMTSAQLDWACASMRNQDAYFHSVAADKGPVADDRNTTIEVVVFDSSADYQTYGGPMFGIDTNNGGMYLEGDPAVAGNQPRFIAYEAEWLRPTFEIWNLNHEYTHYLDGRFNMYGDFTDNIATPTIWWIEGFAEYVSYSYRELTYGTAITEAGKKTYPLRTLFDTTYSHDTTRVYRWGYLAVRYMLQSHRGDVTTLLGHYRTGNWNAARTLLTDTIGSRYDADWYAWLDACSAGNCGGATNPPANQAPVAAFTSATTGLSATFTDQSTDGDGSIAARSWTFGDGTTSTATNPTKTYRAAGTYPVTLTVTDDKGATARTSRSVTVTGDPAALPECTGGDLRALGRNCQRGNLQATAGNLHYLYLQVPAGTASLTITSSGGTGDADLYYSPSGWATTSTYTQRSVTSGNGETITINNPAPGYHYVSLHAKQAFSGVTVRSEY